One genomic window of Caballeronia sp. SBC1 includes the following:
- a CDS encoding FecR domain-containing protein: MRLQAITYALILACGCMAVADALAADAVAADAAGVVKTLKGTVQVERAGTSSGAAIGSEVYGSDRIVTGPESSVGITLRDDTQLSAGASSILELNKFAFNTTTHGGVLDATIKRGSLAVISGKLAKANPDAVRFSTPTTTLGVRGTAFIIEVGGDGESAR; the protein is encoded by the coding sequence ATGCGTCTCCAAGCCATCACATACGCCTTGATTCTTGCCTGCGGGTGCATGGCTGTCGCCGATGCGCTTGCAGCTGATGCAGTAGCCGCCGATGCTGCGGGCGTCGTCAAGACGCTCAAGGGCACGGTGCAGGTCGAGCGGGCTGGAACAAGTTCGGGCGCGGCCATTGGCAGCGAGGTTTACGGCAGTGATCGCATAGTGACCGGCCCGGAATCGTCGGTGGGTATCACGCTGCGTGACGATACCCAACTCTCGGCCGGCGCCAGTTCCATTCTCGAGCTCAACAAATTCGCGTTCAATACCACGACCCATGGCGGGGTGCTCGACGCCACGATCAAACGCGGTTCCCTGGCAGTGATTTCCGGAAAGCTGGCGAAGGCGAATCCGGATGCCGTCCGTTTCAGCACGCCGACGACCACGCTGGGCGTGCGCGGCACTGCATTTATCATCGAAGTCGGCGGTGACGGGGAGAGTGCACGTTGA
- a CDS encoding ABC transporter substrate-binding protein: protein MKHVTLSALCALAMLPLAVLAQDKEAIRFGVDPSYPPFESKAPDGSFTGFDIDLGNAICAQLHQKCVWVEQNFDGMIPALKARKFDAILSAMSATPARRQQIDFSHRLYNSSSALIARSGSSLQPTAQALQGKRVGVVQGSTQESYANAEWAPKNVTVVSYQTQDQIYQDLVTNRLDAAFQAAVQADFGFLKTPQGKGFALVGKPVGDSRVAGDVAIGIRKGDTPMETQINQAIAAIRQDGVYQQVAAKYFNFNIYGD from the coding sequence ATGAAACACGTAACGCTTTCAGCCCTTTGCGCACTGGCGATGTTGCCCCTTGCGGTTCTTGCGCAGGACAAAGAGGCCATTCGCTTCGGCGTCGATCCCAGCTATCCGCCGTTCGAGTCGAAGGCGCCCGATGGATCGTTCACGGGTTTCGATATCGACCTGGGCAACGCGATCTGTGCGCAGCTCCATCAGAAGTGCGTGTGGGTCGAGCAGAACTTCGACGGCATGATCCCGGCGCTCAAGGCGCGCAAGTTCGACGCCATACTTTCCGCAATGTCGGCTACGCCGGCGCGGCGTCAGCAGATTGACTTCAGCCATCGCCTTTACAACAGCAGCTCGGCATTGATTGCGCGCTCGGGCTCGAGCCTTCAGCCTACCGCGCAGGCGTTGCAGGGCAAACGCGTGGGCGTTGTGCAGGGCTCGACGCAGGAGAGCTATGCGAATGCGGAGTGGGCCCCGAAGAATGTGACGGTGGTGTCGTATCAGACGCAGGACCAGATTTATCAGGACCTCGTGACGAATCGTCTTGACGCCGCTTTTCAGGCCGCCGTGCAGGCCGACTTCGGCTTTCTGAAGACGCCGCAAGGTAAGGGCTTTGCGTTGGTCGGCAAGCCGGTGGGAGACAGCCGCGTGGCGGGCGATGTCGCGATTGGCATACGAAAAGGCGACACGCCGATGGAAACGCAGATCAACCAGGCCATTGCCGCGATACGACAGGACGGTGTGTATCAACAGGTCGCTGCGAAGTACTTCAATTTCAATATTTACGGCGATTGA
- a CDS encoding phytanoyl-CoA dioxygenase family protein, whose amino-acid sequence MLETVTARLERAVTPQLLEDFRRDGAVCIRQVFTQEEVALLRAGIDRNLQAPSPRAKVASRPDDPGWFFEDFCNWQDNEAYREFIFHSAAPAVAAALLGSETIRLYHDHLLVKEPNTRQRTPWHQDQPYYNITGRDNVSMWIPVDPVSQESRLEFVAGSHLGPWLMPRTFMDNQAKWFPEGSLADLPDIEADRGAYPIIGWALEPGDMVCFNMLTLHASGGVSGQTRRRAFSIRFIGDDVRHAPRPWHTSPEFPGLAETLPEGAPMEHSLFPVVWNGA is encoded by the coding sequence ATGTTGGAGACCGTAACCGCCCGTCTTGAGCGGGCTGTGACGCCGCAATTGCTGGAAGATTTTCGCCGTGATGGCGCGGTTTGTATCCGCCAGGTATTCACACAGGAAGAGGTTGCTTTGCTGCGTGCGGGTATCGATCGTAACCTGCAAGCGCCCAGTCCCCGTGCGAAGGTAGCGAGTCGTCCCGACGATCCTGGCTGGTTCTTCGAGGACTTCTGCAATTGGCAGGATAACGAAGCGTATCGCGAGTTCATCTTTCACTCGGCAGCGCCAGCGGTTGCCGCGGCGCTGTTGGGGAGCGAGACTATACGGCTTTACCACGATCATTTGCTAGTGAAGGAGCCGAATACCCGGCAACGCACGCCTTGGCATCAGGACCAGCCTTACTACAACATCACCGGTCGCGACAACGTCAGCATGTGGATTCCTGTCGATCCTGTTTCTCAGGAGTCGAGGCTGGAGTTTGTTGCGGGCTCGCATCTTGGCCCGTGGTTGATGCCGCGTACGTTCATGGACAATCAGGCGAAGTGGTTTCCTGAGGGTAGTCTCGCGGATCTGCCGGATATTGAGGCTGATCGGGGCGCGTATCCGATTATTGGGTGGGCGCTGGAACCGGGCGATATGGTGTGCTTCAACATGCTGACTCTGCATGCGTCTGGTGGTGTTAGCGGGCAGACACGGCGGCGCGCGTTCTCGATTCGGTTCATTGGCGATGACGTGCGACATGCGCCGCGACCTTGGCATACTTCACCCGAGTTTCCGGGTCTCGCGGAGACGCTGCCTGAAGGCGCACCAATGGAGCATTCGCTTTTTCCTGTTGTCTGGAATGGGGCTTAG
- a CDS encoding OmpA family protein produces the protein MKPFIRRHGRASAAAFVTLVFLCACSTPPDKIILLPDPEGKVGAVIVHSATGEQTINKAYAGVDVTKGGAIEKTMDSQSSVETRYAELLAARPPRPRTFTIFFLFDSATDLAPESLATVKQLKAVLATWPAPQLVVVGHTDLAGSQEWDDKLAMRRAETVAAFLIKQGIPARQIETAARGKREPLVHTADGVPNHMNRRVVITIQ, from the coding sequence TTGAAGCCCTTCATCCGACGTCACGGGCGAGCATCTGCAGCGGCATTCGTCACGCTGGTTTTCTTGTGCGCGTGTAGCACGCCCCCGGACAAAATTATTCTATTGCCGGATCCAGAAGGCAAGGTCGGAGCGGTCATTGTCCACAGTGCGACCGGCGAGCAAACAATCAACAAGGCTTACGCCGGGGTCGACGTCACCAAGGGCGGCGCCATCGAAAAAACGATGGATAGTCAATCCAGCGTGGAGACACGATATGCCGAGCTCCTGGCGGCTCGGCCGCCGCGCCCCCGGACGTTCACAATTTTCTTTCTCTTCGACTCTGCCACCGATTTGGCCCCGGAGTCGCTAGCCACGGTTAAGCAGCTAAAAGCGGTCCTGGCTACCTGGCCTGCGCCACAGCTTGTGGTTGTCGGTCACACCGATCTGGCGGGCTCGCAGGAATGGGATGACAAACTGGCCATGCGGCGGGCAGAGACTGTTGCAGCGTTTTTGATCAAGCAAGGCATTCCTGCTCGACAGATAGAGACCGCTGCGCGGGGCAAACGCGAGCCACTGGTCCACACGGCAGATGGTGTGCCCAACCACATGAACCGACGCGTAGTCATCACCATCCAATGA
- a CDS encoding LysR substrate-binding domain-containing protein, which produces MKLHQLRTLIAIAEAGGVRGAARVLKSSPAAITKSLRQLEESVQMSLVVRTSSGVTLTESGQALLVHARLMSGQMTRAHDAMNALRGATQGKLTVAVTPWIAMTFLADTVTRFCERMPDVRLEFFEGLLSIANPRLRDGSLDFFIGRPEPGAFGVEFQYRPLFSSTCALVAREGHPRANCHSLADLSDLDWVLTWDPLSENALVDNMFTRYNVPVPRKIHLTHSLSIAIALLKKTDMVSVFPWPLVEVSAAKEGLCAIPLREQLDDAMVSVISRSGHPASAASECFIECMIETIREGCDSSLPETRHVLQSVELLI; this is translated from the coding sequence ATGAAACTTCATCAACTCCGTACGCTTATCGCCATTGCCGAAGCAGGCGGCGTGCGCGGTGCGGCGCGCGTTTTGAAATCGTCCCCGGCAGCTATCACCAAGAGCCTGCGCCAGCTTGAGGAAAGCGTGCAGATGTCGCTGGTGGTGCGCACCTCTTCAGGCGTCACGCTCACCGAAAGCGGCCAGGCGCTACTGGTTCATGCCCGGTTGATGTCTGGACAGATGACCCGTGCACACGACGCCATGAACGCCCTGCGGGGCGCCACGCAGGGCAAGCTGACAGTTGCTGTCACCCCGTGGATTGCCATGACGTTCCTCGCGGACACGGTCACGCGTTTTTGCGAGCGCATGCCCGATGTCCGCCTGGAATTCTTCGAAGGCTTGTTGTCGATCGCGAATCCGCGCCTGCGCGACGGGAGCCTCGACTTCTTTATCGGCCGGCCTGAGCCTGGGGCATTCGGCGTTGAATTTCAGTATCGGCCATTGTTTTCGTCGACTTGCGCGCTCGTCGCTCGCGAGGGACATCCGCGAGCGAATTGCCATTCACTAGCGGATCTCAGCGATCTGGACTGGGTGTTGACATGGGATCCGTTGAGCGAGAATGCCCTCGTCGACAACATGTTCACTCGATACAACGTGCCCGTGCCGCGAAAGATTCATCTGACGCATTCTCTTTCGATCGCCATTGCATTGCTCAAGAAGACCGACATGGTCAGCGTATTTCCGTGGCCGCTCGTCGAGGTCAGTGCGGCCAAAGAAGGACTGTGCGCCATTCCGTTGCGCGAGCAACTGGATGACGCAATGGTCAGCGTCATCTCGCGCAGTGGTCATCCAGCGAGTGCCGCGTCGGAGTGCTTCATAGAATGCATGATCGAAACGATTCGCGAAGGATGCGATTCGAGTTTGCCGGAAACACGCCACGTGTTGCAGTCAGTCGAACTGTTGATTTAA